AGCGCGACCTCGACCCCGAGTTCTTTCAGGAACGCAGCCCAGTACCGCCCGTGCCGCGCGCCCAGCGTATCCAGCAGACCGACCTTCATCGGGGGCAGTCTACAGGGGCGCGGGGGGGCCGCAGCGCCCCGCTATCCTGCCGCCCATGACCCTGACCCTGCCCGAGTCGCTGCGCCGCGTGCTGCCCGCCGCCCGCTGGGAGGCGGTGACGCACGGCCAGAGCGGCGCGGGCGTGTGGAGAAGTCAGAAGTACGTGGTGAAGGTGCAGGCGCGCGGCGGCCTGCCTCCCAGCACGCTGCTTCAGGAGCGCGAGCGCCTGCGCTGGCTCTCGGGCCGGGTGCCGGTGCCGCGCGTGGTGGGCTACGAGACCGCCGGGAACCACGAGTACCTCGCTGTAACCCGCCTCCCCGGCCTCCCCATGAGCGACCCCGACGCCACCCTGCACCCGGAGCGGGTGACCGACCTGCTCGCCCGCGCCCTGCGCGAGTTGCACGCCCTCCCGGCCCGCGAGTGCCCCTTCAACATGAGTCTGCCCGTCACCCTGCGCCTCGCCCGCGAACGGGTGCAGGCGGGCGCGGTGGACGAGGCCGATTTCGACGAGGAACGCCGGGGCTGGACGGC
This Deinococcus budaensis DNA region includes the following protein-coding sequences:
- a CDS encoding APH(3') family aminoglycoside O-phosphotransferase, with the protein product MTLTLPESLRRVLPAARWEAVTHGQSGAGVWRSQKYVVKVQARGGLPPSTLLQERERLRWLSGRVPVPRVVGYETAGNHEYLAVTRLPGLPMSDPDATLHPERVTDLLARALRELHALPARECPFNMSLPVTLRLARERVQAGAVDEADFDEERRGWTAARVFEDLVRTRPAQEDIVVTHGDPCLPNLILNGEYVEGFVDVGRAGLADRHADLALAWRSLLRNLGPQWAERFLDLYGREQVDAGKLAYYRLLDELF